Proteins from one Coffea arabica cultivar ET-39 chromosome 8c, Coffea Arabica ET-39 HiFi, whole genome shotgun sequence genomic window:
- the LOC113706448 gene encoding probable GABA transporter 2 isoform X1, with amino-acid sequence MGRRSSDGAPEEGSIPLLVSENPRDDQSIPEKNREHDAGAVFVLESKGEWWHAGFHLTTAIVGPTILTLPYAFRGLGWGLGFFCLTVMGAVTFYSYYLMSLVLDHCEKSGRRHIRFRELAADVLGSGWMFYFVIFIQTAINTGISIGAILLAGECLQIMYSNLSPNGSLKLYDFIAMVTVVMILLSQFPTFHSLRHVNLGSLLLSLGYTLLVVGACIHAGTSKNAPPKDYSLEGSTLSRSLNAFTSISIIAAIYGNGILPEIQATLAPPATGKMFKGLAMCYAVIFVTFYSAAVSGYWAFGNKSNSNILKSLLPDEGPSLAPTWVLGLSVVFILLQLFAIGLVYSQVAYEIMEKKSADVKKGIFSKRNLIPRIILRTLYMLFCGFFAAMLPFFGDINGVVGAIGFIPLDFILPMLLYNMTHKPSKASLSFWINNSIIIIFTGVGLLGSFASIRKLVIDAKTFKLFSSDVVD; translated from the exons ATGGGCCGACGGTCCTCCGACGGAGCGCCAGAAGAAGGGAGTATTCCTTTGCTCGTATCAG AAAATCCACGGGATGATCAATCTATACCGGAGAAAAATCGGGAGCACGACGCCGGCGCAGTTTTTGTTTTGGAGTCCAAAG GGGAGTGGTGGCATGCGGGATTTCATCTGACGACAGCGATAGTGGGCCCCACAATACTGACGCTGCCGTACGCATTCCGAGGTCTTGGATGGGGTCTGGGCTTTTTCTGCTTAACGGTGATGGGGGCGGTTACGTTCTACTCTTACTATCTCATGTCCTTGGTGCTTGATCACTGTGAGAAGTCTGGACGTCGCCACATCAGATTCCGCGAACTCGCTGCTGACGTCTTGG GATCGGGATGGATGTTTTATTTTGTAATATTCATTCAGACAGCCATCAACACAGGCATTAGCATAGGAGCAATTCTGCTTGCTGGGGAATGCCTACAG ATCATGTACTCAAACCTTTCTCCAAATGGGTCACTGAAGTTGTATGACTTTATAGCAATGGTGACTGTAGTGATGATACTCCTCTCCCAGTTTCCAACCTTCCACTCCCTCAGGCATGTTAATCTTGGTTCGCTGCTTCTGAGTCTGGGCTACACTTTGCTTGTAGTCGGTGCTTGTATACATGCAG GAACATCCAAGAATGCACCTCCTAAGGACTATTCTTTAGAAGGCTCAACATTGTCTAGGAGTTTAAATGCTTTCACTTCAATATCTATCATAGCTGCTATTTATGGAAATGGGATACTACCCGAAATTCAA GCTACTCTAGCTCCACCAGCCACTGGGAAGATGTTTAAAGGTCTTGCAATGTGCTATGCTGTAATCTTTGTGACTTTCTACTCTGCTGCTGTTTCGGGATACTGGGCATTTGGGAATAAATCGAACTCAAACATTCTCAAGAGCTTGCTGCCAGATGAGGGACCTTCCTTGGCTCCCACATGGGTATTAGGTCTTTCAGTTGTCTTCATTCTCCTTCAACTATTTGCCATTGGCCTG GTCTATTCTCAAGTAGCTTACGAGATCATGGAGAAGAAATCAGCTGATGTAAAGAAAGGAATTTTCTCCAAAAGAAATCTAATCCCAAGGATAATTCTTCGGACACTCTACATGCTATTTTGTGGGTTCTTTGCAGCCATGTTACCATTCTTTGGGGACATCAATGGTGTTGTGGGAGCCATTGGATTCATCCCGCTAGATTTCATACTGCCGATGCTTCTTTACAATATGACACACAAACCCTCAAAAGCATCCCTCAGTTTTTGGATCAACAActccatcatcatcatcttcacagGTGTAGGACTTTTGGGCTCATTTGCTTCAATTAGGAAATTAGTTATAGATGCTAAAACGTTCAAACTCTTCAGCAGTGATGTAGTTGATTAA
- the LOC113706448 gene encoding probable GABA transporter 2 isoform X2 gives MGAVTFYSYYLMSLVLDHCEKSGRRHIRFRELAADVLGSGWMFYFVIFIQTAINTGISIGAILLAGECLQIMYSNLSPNGSLKLYDFIAMVTVVMILLSQFPTFHSLRHVNLGSLLLSLGYTLLVVGACIHAGTSKNAPPKDYSLEGSTLSRSLNAFTSISIIAAIYGNGILPEIQATLAPPATGKMFKGLAMCYAVIFVTFYSAAVSGYWAFGNKSNSNILKSLLPDEGPSLAPTWVLGLSVVFILLQLFAIGLVYSQVAYEIMEKKSADVKKGIFSKRNLIPRIILRTLYMLFCGFFAAMLPFFGDINGVVGAIGFIPLDFILPMLLYNMTHKPSKASLSFWINNSIIIIFTGVGLLGSFASIRKLVIDAKTFKLFSSDVVD, from the exons ATGGGGGCGGTTACGTTCTACTCTTACTATCTCATGTCCTTGGTGCTTGATCACTGTGAGAAGTCTGGACGTCGCCACATCAGATTCCGCGAACTCGCTGCTGACGTCTTGG GATCGGGATGGATGTTTTATTTTGTAATATTCATTCAGACAGCCATCAACACAGGCATTAGCATAGGAGCAATTCTGCTTGCTGGGGAATGCCTACAG ATCATGTACTCAAACCTTTCTCCAAATGGGTCACTGAAGTTGTATGACTTTATAGCAATGGTGACTGTAGTGATGATACTCCTCTCCCAGTTTCCAACCTTCCACTCCCTCAGGCATGTTAATCTTGGTTCGCTGCTTCTGAGTCTGGGCTACACTTTGCTTGTAGTCGGTGCTTGTATACATGCAG GAACATCCAAGAATGCACCTCCTAAGGACTATTCTTTAGAAGGCTCAACATTGTCTAGGAGTTTAAATGCTTTCACTTCAATATCTATCATAGCTGCTATTTATGGAAATGGGATACTACCCGAAATTCAA GCTACTCTAGCTCCACCAGCCACTGGGAAGATGTTTAAAGGTCTTGCAATGTGCTATGCTGTAATCTTTGTGACTTTCTACTCTGCTGCTGTTTCGGGATACTGGGCATTTGGGAATAAATCGAACTCAAACATTCTCAAGAGCTTGCTGCCAGATGAGGGACCTTCCTTGGCTCCCACATGGGTATTAGGTCTTTCAGTTGTCTTCATTCTCCTTCAACTATTTGCCATTGGCCTG GTCTATTCTCAAGTAGCTTACGAGATCATGGAGAAGAAATCAGCTGATGTAAAGAAAGGAATTTTCTCCAAAAGAAATCTAATCCCAAGGATAATTCTTCGGACACTCTACATGCTATTTTGTGGGTTCTTTGCAGCCATGTTACCATTCTTTGGGGACATCAATGGTGTTGTGGGAGCCATTGGATTCATCCCGCTAGATTTCATACTGCCGATGCTTCTTTACAATATGACACACAAACCCTCAAAAGCATCCCTCAGTTTTTGGATCAACAActccatcatcatcatcttcacagGTGTAGGACTTTTGGGCTCATTTGCTTCAATTAGGAAATTAGTTATAGATGCTAAAACGTTCAAACTCTTCAGCAGTGATGTAGTTGATTAA
- the LOC113706556 gene encoding uncharacterized protein — MMEKPVEQLKKESQTKFAKNESAETPTLVLVQQKEYQSEVNGKNEPQATARPLENQAKISKSAEQPADAAADPLLWDCGSSLYDSFELKSFERQLDSAIHSRTLSMPHLSDRRVIDGGNHHQPPSQPPQPMSKKSSKISRSFHKFLRSVFKPKAQNGNKNPFFPANEQQATRDGFYVVYDIDKSGALSTIPEVSEFDGLSPEYKSLVTRTASDRFAVSSMGISCA, encoded by the coding sequence ATGATGGAAAAACCAGTCGAGCAGCTGAAGAAAGAAAGCCAAACCAAGTTTGCCAAGAACGAATCTGCAGAGACTCCTACACTCGTGTTAGTCCAGCAGAAAGAATACCAATCCGAGGTAAATGGCAAAAACGAACCACAGGCCACCGCGAGGCCCCTGGAAAACCAAGCTAAGATTTCTAAATCGGCAGAACAACCAGCTGATGCGGCCGCCGATCCACTTCTTTGGGACTGTGGAAGCTCCCTGTACGACTCTTTCGAGCTCAAGTCGTTTGAACGCCAACTTGACTCGGCCATCCATTCAAGAACTCTGTCAATGCCCCACTTATCTGATCGTCGTGTGATTGATGGTGGTAATCACCACCAGCCGCCATCTCAGCCGCCTCAGCCCATGTCTAAGAAGTCCTCCAAAATTTCGCGTTCGTTTCACAAGTTTCTTCGATCTGTATTCAAGCCCAAGGCACAAAATGGTAACAAGAATCCTTTCTTTCCCGCTAATGAGCAGCAGGCCACGCGGGATGGATTTTACGTGGTCTACGACATTGACAAGTCCGGGGCTCTTTCAACTATTCCAGAAGTTTCGGAGTTCGATGGTCTTTCACCCGAGTACAAATCTTTGGTTACAAGAACTGCATCCGATCGATTTGCCGTTAGTTCCATGGGTATTTCTTGTGCTTGA